A genomic window from Gemmatimonadaceae bacterium includes:
- a CDS encoding DUF4160 domain-containing protein, whose translation MRDPTFLSCINPTVGLYIMPAVLRLGGFRVLVLFPPREHPPPHVHVVNADGIAVIQLVQERKCQTTMRVDGMKPRDVRKAEQIVTEHTALLLKRWREIHG comes from the coding sequence ATGCGCGACCCGACGTTCCTCTCTTGTATAAACCCAACCGTTGGGTTATATATCATGCCGGCTGTGCTGCGTCTCGGCGGCTTCCGCGTTCTCGTTCTGTTTCCGCCGCGCGAACATCCGCCCCCTCACGTGCATGTGGTAAATGCCGACGGGATTGCGGTCATTCAACTGGTACAGGAACGCAAGTGCCAGACAACGATGCGGGTTGATGGCATGAAGCCAAGAGACGTGCGAAAGGCCGAGCAGATCGTCACCGAGCACACGGCGCTACTGCTGAAGCGTTGGAGAGAGATTCATGGCTAG